In Streptomyces sp. ML-6, the genomic stretch GTACGTCAGGACGCGCAGCGGCGGGGCGTCCGCCGCCGATGCCTGCGGAGCGTTGGCGGCCAGTGCCGCCGCGGCGAGTGCGGCGGCCAGAGTCGCGCCGGAGACACGGCGGATCGCTGAATGCGGCACAGGTACTCCTGGTGCGGGAGGGGGAAGTGGTGCCGCCCATCAAAGCAGGGGTAGTTACCCGTGGGTAGACGTCAGGTGCCGGGAGTCTTTCCGCAACGGTACGAATGGGGCCCGGAGGTCGGACGGACCCGTGACCGGCCGTGCTCCAGGCCGCAGGTCGGGCATTCTCATGCCGCAGGGCCCCCGTGGGACTCCATGAGCTCCTGATGGGCCGCCGCCACGTCCGGGGCGAGCACGGTGACGATTTCCTCCCGGGTGGGCGTCGTGCCCGTCGCGTGCTCGGCGTACAGCCGCAGGTCCCGTTGCGCGGCGGCCTTCTGGCAGAGCTCGCGCGCGAATCGGGCATTGCCCAGGGTGTCGCCCATGCCGCCGTCCACGGCGGAGGCGAAGATGGCGCCCAGCGCGGCCGTGGCCGCCTCGTCGGGTTCGTCGCCCTGACCGGCCAGGACGGACCGGGCGATCAGGAGCAGCTCCGGCGCGGAGTACGAGGGGAAGTCGACCCGGGTGTTGAACCTGGACACCAGGCCCGGGTTGGCGGCGAGCAGCCCGGTCATCTCCTCGCGGTACCCGGCGAGCACGACGACGAGCCGGTCCCGGTCGTCCTCGGCCCGCTTCAGGAGCACCTGGAGCGCCTCGTCGCCGAACGCGTCGCCACCGCTGTACCCGCTGTTGGACAGGGCGTACGCCTCGTCGATGAACAGCACACCGTTCAGGGCGGAGTCGATGACCTTGCTGGTCTTGATGGCGGTGGACCCGAGGTGCTGCCCGACGAGATCGACACGCTGGGCCTCCACGACATGACCGGACTTCAACAGCCCCAGCCCGGCGAACACCTTGCCGATGATGCGGGCGACGGTGGTCTTCCCGGTGCCGGGAGGGCCCGCGAAGACGAAGTGCCGGGGTCGGGCACCGCTCGGCAGCCCCTGCTCCTCCCGCAACGCCGCCATGCGCAACTGCGCGATCATCGTGAGGACCTGCCGCTTCACCGGCTCCAGCCCGATCATGTCGTCGAGAGCCTGCTGCGCCTCGGCGAGCAGCCGGTCCCGCTCCTCCTGCGACAGCCCGTCCTCGCCCCCGTCGCCCTGCCCGGAACTCGCTGCGGTGCTCGAAGCGGCGGGCGGGGCGGTCGTCCCCGCAGAGGTCGAGGGCGCGGGTGAGGGCGAGGGAGCAGGGCCGGAGGAAGGGGCGGTGGGGGAGGACACCTCGGCCACCGATGCGGCCGTCGGCGCACTGGAACGCGCCTGGGCGCGCACGTCCACGTCGAAGAGGCCCGGAGCGCACCGGAACGCGTACTGATACCGCTTCAGCGCCTCGTCCGCCCGGCCCAGCGACTCCAGGGAACGTCCCATGAAGTACTTGACCTCGGCGTCGAAACGGCTCCCGGCCTCCAGCTTCTTCGGCAGCTCCGCCAGCACGTTCAGGGACTCGTGGCAGACCCCCTGGGCGAACAGCGAGGCGCCGACGTACAGCTGGGCCTCGTCGTACAGGAACGCGTCCTGGATCCCCGGCGCGAACCGCAGCACCAGCGCCCAGTCCTCCTTGAGAAAGGCGTACCGGGTGCAGACGAAACGGGTCTCGTCGCAGTCCAGTTGCGCCGATGAGAGCCCGGCCCACGCCTCGTCGAGCCGGCCCGCGTCCAGCAGTGCCGCCTGGGCGGCCACCCAGAGATCGCGGGCGTTCTCCAGCCTGAAGGTGACGTAGTGGCCGAGCTGGAACCGGGAACGGAGCGGCATCCCGAACTTGGCGCGCAGCGCGCCGAACGAACCGGAGCTGCGGAGCATGCCGTCCAGCGCCTCCTTCTGGCGCTGCCCGGTCGCGTGCAACCCCAGCCAGGCGTCGGCGGCGAACGGATCGTGCGTCGTGGCGAGGGAGAACTGCTCGGCCGCGGCGACCATGTCGCCCTGGTGGAACAGGGCCATTGCCTGTTGCCAGGCCCGCTCGGCCTTCCTGGCCGACCCCCGGTATGCGGCTGCTCCCTGCACGGCTTCTCCCCTCGACGGCCGTGGGCCCGCGGCGGACGGCCGACAGGGCACGCCGTGATGACCTGGAACAACCGTCAGGATATCCAACGGGACTGACACTCCGCCGAACACAACCGGAGCCGTTCCCCGCACCGGCCGGGGCCGCCGGAGCGGGGACGTCGGCCGGCCTCGCCGATGGACCGGCAACACCGGGAGGGCCGTATGCGCCGATTCCACCGGGAGTGCCGCGAAAGGCCGGCATTCGGGCAGTCGGGGAGGCGGTCGGATTCGGACTCCCGACGATCATCATCGCGATGCCCGGGGGATATCGACCCACTGGACGCTAACGTTGATCCGCACGGCGGCAGCGACGGTGCCGGGGAGGGCGCACCGCGCGGAACGCCGGGAACGAGGAGTGCGCGACATGCTGGATCCCACTTCGGTGGCGGCGATCTCGGCGGTACTCGGCGCGGTCGGCTCGGGGATGGCCAACGAGGCCGGCAAGTGGGCCTGGGAGTCGACCGGTGGCGTCGTACGGAGGATCGTCGGCCGGGAGGTCCCGGCCCCCGCGGCGCAGGACGAGCGGGACGACGTGGCCCGTATGGTGCACGAACGGGTCCGTACGGACCCGCAACTCGCGGCCTCCTGGCGTTCGTTCGCGTCGAGGGTGGGCGGCGGACCGGGCCCGGCCAGGTCGGTGCGGTCGCATCTTCCCGCCTCCATAAGGTTCTTCACCGACCGCAAGGAGGCGATGAGGCAACTCCAGCGGGAGGCGACCCGGCGCGCGGACGGGAGGCCCAGGGTCGCGCTGGTGCACGGCCCGGACGGCATGGGGTCCAGCACCCTCGCCGTGCACTACGGCGCACAGTCCGCCCGGCTCTTCCCGGACGGCCGGATCTACGCCGACCTGGGCGGCGGCGGGACGAGCGGCGTCCGCGACTCCGGAACCGTGCTGCGAGTGCTGCTCCGTCAACTGGGAGTGCCGGACGAGGAGATGCCGCCCGCCACCGAGCAGCTCGGCGAGTTCTTCCGCCATCGGGTGGCGGACCTCAGGCTCCTGGTCGTGCTCGACCACGCCTACTCCGCCTCGCAGGTGCGGCCGTTCCTCACCTCGGCCCCCGGCGTGTTCACCATCATGGTCGCCCGCAATCCCTTCCCCGCCATCGACGCCGTGCGCGTGCCCGTCGGCCCGCTCACGGACAAGGACGCGGTGCGCCTGCTCACCGACATCACCGACAAGTCCACCGTCGCCGCCGCCCGCGCCACGCTCCCCTCGCTGCTCGCCCGCTGCGGCGGTTCGCCGTACGCCCTGCGGGCCGCCGCCCGCCAGCTCTCCGCCCCCACGCTTCCGCCGCGCAGTGCCGGGACGGACGGCGACCCGGTACGCGGGGCCGCCGAGGACAACTACCGGCTGCTGGCACCGGAGACCGCGCGGCTGTACCGGCTGATGGCGCTGCGCGGCTGGCCCGCCTTCGACGCCGCGATCGCCGCACGGACCACCGGCGAGGCCCCCGCGGCCACGGCGGAACGCCTGGAGGACCTCGCGGACCGGATGCTCCTGGAACACCACGGAAGCGGAACCGGCCGCTACCACTACCGTCCCGGGGTCCGCGCCCACGCCGAGGCGGCAGCGATCCGCGAGGACGGCATCGCCGCGTGCTCGGCCGCCCTCGGCCGCACGCTGACCGGGTACGCCGACCTGGCGGCATCGGCCGCCCACCAGGCGCTCCCGGAGAGCTGGCGCGTCCCGGCGCCGCCCGGGGACCGGACCGGGCAGCGGTACGAGGACCGGGGCGCCGCCCTTGGCGCGCTGCTCGTGGAAGCGGGCAACCTGGTCGAGGCGGTGCGGTGCGCCGAGGAGTCCGACGCCCCGGACACCGCTGTACGCCTGTGCCGTGCGCTGTGGCCGCTCCAGCTCAAGGCGGGCCACCACGAGATGCTGCTGCCGGCCCTCCGGACCGGGGCACGCCTGGCCGACGCCCGTCTTTCCGGCTCCCGCTTTTCCGACGGCCCCGACGCCGGGGCACTCCAGGCGCAACTCGCGCACTCCCTCACCGAGACGGGACGCTGGGAGGAGGCCGAGGCGGCGGCGCGGGCGGCGGCGCGCGCCGAGGAATCGGCGGGCCACAAGCGGGGCCACGCCTCGGCCGTCGAGTTCCTGGGACTGCTGAGGCTGCGCCAGTGGCGGTACCAGGAGGCGTACGACTGCTTCGAGGAGGCCGGCGGCATCCTGGGCACCATGGGCGCCCAGGACGAGGGGGCGGACGACGTGCCGCGTGCCGAGGCCCTGCTGGAACGCCATCGCGGCCGGGCGCTGCGCGGGCTGGGACGGCGGGAGGAGGCCCGGCGGCGACTGGAGACCGCGCTGTCGTACTTCCGGCCGGGCGAGGGGTCGGGCGGCGACACGTACAACACGGCCCGGACGCTCACGGATCTCGCCGAGACCTGGCTGGACGAGGAGAACACCGAGGCGGCGCTCCCGCTGATCGAGGCGGCGATCACGACGCTCGACGGCCAGCGGGCGGAGTACCACCTCTCGCATCTGCGACTCATGCGGGACCGCTGCGTGACGTCGTAGGCCCGGGGCCGGTCCTCAACTCCCCGGATCCGACGGCGTCAGGGGAGCGACCCGCACGTGCTGGACCCGGTCGCCCGTACGCAGCACGAGCCCGTCGGTCACCACCCGTGCCAGCCGCGCGTGGGCAGTGGCCGCGTCGTGACCGTCCACGGAGAGCCAGGCGTACAGGGCGGAGGCGTACGCGGAGGGATCCGTGGCGGGGTCCGCGGTGCTGACGTCCTCCGCACCGGCGGCGGGCACTGCGGTCAACCGCAGCGGTTCCTCGCCGCGCATCCGCACCACGCACGTGGACGGCCCGGTGACATAGGCCGCCAGGGAGCAGTCCCGATGGCGGCGGAGCACCTCGGCCGTCCAGACCGACGGGGACCCGAAGCGGGGGTCGTCGGGCGCCCCGTCGCGGAAGACGACGTCGGCTAGGTCCAGCCGGTCCACGTCACGGGTGTCCTCGTGCACCGCGATGTGCAGTTCCCCGCCCTCCTCCGGTCCGGTCGGCGGCCGGGAGCCCGCCCACCGGCTGATCGCCACCTCTCCCGGCCCCAGGACCCGCGACCGGACCCGCAGCGGGACGGTGACCGTCGCCGTCTCGTGGTCGGGCAGCGGGAGCGGTGTCAGCGAAGCCGGCCGGTCGGGCTCCGGCTCGCCCATCATCGAGTAGAAGAGCCTCCGCAGCCGTACCGCGGACTCACCCGGCACGGAGGTGGTGAACTCGGCGGGGCCGGGCAACGGCCGGTGCCGGCCGACGAGTTCCGCGAGCTGCGGGGCGAGCGGCGCGTCGGGGTCGAGCTTCGGGGCCTCCCGCATGAACGAGGAGATCGGCGCGTCCGGGTCGAGTGCGTCCAGCGGAGCGGAGGCCAGGAGTACGGGTGTGCCGAGGGCGGCCGCGTAGTAGGTGACGGAACCGTGGTCGCCGATCACGGCGTCGGCGGCCAGCAGGGCCTGCCGCCATCCCTTCAGCGGATCGACCAGTGTCAGCCCGGCGCGGCGCGCCCGATCGAGCCAGGCGCGGATCTGACCGGGGCCGTGTCCGTGCCAGATGTTGGGGTGCAGCACGACCGCGAACCGGAACTCGTCCACGGGGAACTCGTCCGCGATCCGGTCCAGCAGCGCGGCGACCACGTCGCCGCCGCCGCCCCCGCCTTCCACGCCGTCACCGAAGAGGGAGTCGGAGTTCCAGGTCGAGTTGAGCAGGACGAGCCGCTGTCCGGACCGTACCCCCAGCGCGCGGCGGAAGCGTTCGCGGCGGGGCCGTGCGGCGAGCACGCGGTCGAAACAGGGGTCCCCGGCGAGCACGGCGGTCGGCGCCGCCTCCGGGCAGGCGAGGCGCAGCCGGTCGTGCTGTTCGGGGTGGGAGAGGACGAGCGCGTCCGCGACGGGCCTGCCCCGCGACAGCAACCACTCCGGCGCGAGCCCGAAAACGGGCGCGGGCACCGCACCGCCCCTGCCCTCGGCCCGGTGTCCGGTGTCCGGTGTCCGGTGTCCGGTGTCCGGTGTTGCCAGCCTTTTAGTGTATCCAACGCCGTGCGAAAGGATGATCAACTTCCCGGGAAACACGTCCAGTCGACCACCGAAGCTGGCCGATATCACCAGGTCCGCATCCGTTTCGGCCGCCTGCTCCCACGGCAGCACCGGCACCCCGACGTCGGCCAGCAGCTCGGCCGTTCCGGCCGCGAACGCGGAGGAGCCCGTGCAGGTCGCCAGCAGCTGGACGCGCAGGTCGTCGTCGAACAGGGGCAGTACGTCGAGCAGCCGCGTCGCGGAGGTCACGTTGTGCACGACGACGAGGACCCGCAGGCACTTCTTCCGCGTCGTCCACCGCACCGCGTCGTCCCCCACCGGCACCCGAATCCACCCGGTCCGACCGCGCTCCATCCGTACACCCCTCGTCCCTCGTCCGCCCGGCCCGTCCCGGGGAGCCCTGTCGGCCACCCGACCGGCCGTGACAGTCAATCAGCACGGTTGCCGGACCCACCACCACGGGGTGGAGCGGTGGGTCCGGTGGCATGGGCCGCGGCGCGACGACGAGCCGGGGCCGGGCCGGTGCGTCATCCGCGGGAGAGCAGCTGGCGGGGGATCGGTGCCAGGATCGGCGGCTCGTCCGTTCCCTCGTACCCGAGGTGCAGTTCGGTGCGGGCGCGCGTGACCAGGACGTAGTAGGCCATGCGCAGGGCGGCGGACGTCGGGTCGGTGGCCGCGTCCACGTGCGTGTCGGGGACCACCACGTGGTCGAAGCCGAGGCCCTTGGCGCTCGCCCGGTTCACGATCACGATGCCCGGACGCCCGAGATCGAGGTTCCGGTACCGGCCGCCGGTCGCCTGCGAGGTGTACATCTGCGGCTTGAGCCCCGGGGACCGCCGCGACAGCCGGGTGAGGAGGTCCTGCTGGTCCCGGACGGAGTTCAGGATCACCCCGACGCTCCGCCCGGGATGCCGCTCGACCGTACCGACGAGCAGGTCGACGAGCGTGCCGGGGCCGGACAGCCGATGCAGACGCGGCAGCGGGCCCTCGCGGCGCGGAAGTCCGGGGGCGTCCGGTCCGAGACGGAAACAGGCGGCCAGTCCGGCTATCTGCCGGGTGTTGCGGTGGTTGCCGTCCAGCCGGTGCGGGGCACCGGTCCCGAGCGCCTTGGTGATCTCCGCCAGCGTCGACTGCGTATCGGTCAGGCGCTGGCACTCGTCGGCGTAGACGGTCGTCCGCGCCCCCAGCACCCGGCAGAAGCGGTAGAAGTCCGGCGGGAGGTCCTGTCCCTCGTCGACCACGACGGAGAAACCGGGCGGCGTCCGGGCCACGGCCGCCTGGTGGAAGAACTCGCCCCACTCGAACCAGCCCGTGTCCGTCCGGGTCGGGTCGGTGCCCGCGCCGCTGCGGTACCACTGGGACAGCCAGGAGTGTGCGGTGGCGACCACCACACCGTCCTGCTCCGGGCCGAGCGCGGCGACCAGCGGGGCGAGGGACTGCCGCAGCAGGTTGGACCGGGTCAGCAGTACGACCGGTCCGCCGGTCAGGGCGAGCATCACACTCCGCTGGGCGGCCAGTAGGCTCTTGCCGCTGCCGGGCGGACCGTCGACCACATGGTTGCCGTCGAACGGCAGCGCGTCGAGCGACTCCCGCTGGCCGGGAGCGAGATCGAGATACGTGAGGGTCACCGGGGCCGCCCTTCCACGGCCGCGGCGGCGGCCGAACGGGCCCGGTCCACCACGGACTCGAAGTAGCCGGGCACCTGGTCCCCGCCCACGACCAGCGCGCGGTCGAGCAGCGTGTTGCCCGTCTCGCAACTGGTCTCCGGCAGCAGTGCACAGGCGTGACAGGCCGCACGGTTGAGGTTGTCGAAGCCCTGACCGCTGTGTTCCGCGCACAGCGGGTCGGCCGAGCACCAGGCCGCCGCCTCCGTCATCCGCAGCAGGGTCTCCGCGAGCCTGGGCGGTTCGCCCTGCCGGACGAGACCGCCGAGGGTGCCTTCCGCGTTCCCCGCCGCCGTGTACACGAGGACGCCGTACTGGTCGTGCTCGGGCCGTGCGTACACGCGCTCCCGCAGACTCGCCGTCGAGTAGCCGGACTCGAACGACAACTGCCGGATGAGGAGGTGCCCCAGTGTGTGCAGCAGAACGAAACGCGGGGAGAGCTCGGCGCCCGTCACCGTGCCCAGCCGGTCCTGCTGGAACGAGCGGCCGAGGTCGGTGCGCAGACCGGCCACCCGTCGGCGTACCCGGTCGTCGTCCTCCCACTTCGTGAGCGCGTCCTTGTCCAGCGTGAGGAAGAGCCCTTCCCCGAACACCTCGACGGCGGGGAGCCAACGCAGGCGGCGGGCGGTGTCCGCGGGTACGAAGGCCGACGTGGGGGAGACCCGGCGGAACCCCTGGAGGGCCCGTACCTCGCGGAGCCGGTCGGCGAGAACGACACGGCCGAAGCGCTCCCGCAGCGAGACCCAGGGCTCGGCGTCCTCCTGACCGAGACCGAGTTCGCCCTCACGGACGGCGAAGTCACGGGTCGCCGGGGGCGCGGGCGACATGAAGGCCGCCCATTCCTCCCGGCTCAGCTCCGGGGCGGCCGGCTCGCCCCCGGCACCGGCCACCGGGGCCGGCGGCGGGGGAGCACCACCCGTCTCCTCGGCCAGCAACACGTCCAGCAGCGCGTCGTCGGCACCGGTCTCGTCCTTGAGCAGGCCGCGGAAGGCGTCCTCGGCGGGCCCGCCGTGAGCCCGGCACAGCGGCACCCACATGTCACTGGAACGCACCCGTTCGGCCAGGGCCTCGTCGGTGACGGCGGCGGGGGCGTCGCTCTCCGGGATGTCGAGGGCGGAACTGACCACCGGGTAGTACAGATTGCCCGCGGTGCGCTGCACCACCTGGACGGGCCTGGTGCAGTCCGCCGCCTCGGCGCGCCGCTGCCAGGGATTCCGCCCGGAGCACCGCATCCCATGGGTGCCGAGGACATCGAGCAGATCACGGCCGGCCCCGCAGCCCTTCGCGGTGCACACGACGGACAGGGCCTCCAGGCCCGTGGCGCGTTCGGACACGTTGAACCGCAGCCGGTCACGGGTGTCGCAGGACTGCCGGGCGGCGGGATCCAGCCGGGAGTGCGTCCAGAACCACCAGTCGACATCACCGAGATGGCCGCCCGCGCAGATCTGCACGAACCGCATCGGCGCGAGCTTGCGCACGGGCGAGCAGCTCGGGCAGCGCGGCGGGACGCCCGCCTTCTCGTCGGCGATGCGCCAGCGGATCATACGGCGGCACGCACCGCAGAACAGCCACGACGGGAACCTGATGTACGGGGCGCCCGCCGCGTCCGGCCGGTCGAACCGGCCGTCCGCCGCGGGCGGGGCGGCGTAGAACGCGCTCACCCCGAGCCGGGAGGCCAGCCGCGGCGACTCGACCTCCTGCCGCTTTCGGGGCCAGTCGCCGATGCCCGTCGCCACGAACGACTCGCCCTGGACGTCGAAGACGGCCCCGACCCCGAACGGCAGCACCGTCTGGGCCTGCCGCACCAGAAGACGCCTGCTCACAGCTCCGCCCCCTTCACCGTCACCTGACACTCCCGGTCGACGTTCCGCATCGAGTGCGGGGTCTCCCAGAGACCCCCGTACTCCTCGAAGTTCTTCAACAGGTTCATCTGCCCCTTGCCCTGACCGCGGTAGTACAGCTCCTTGCCCTCCTTGCGGGCGTCCAGCGCCAGCTCCTGCCACGCGGACAACAGGTCCTCCAGCTCCTCGCGGACGGCCGACGCCGCCCCCGGGTCACCGGCCGCCGCCCGCAGGGCCAGCTCCTCGGCGACCGCGGCCGCCGCCGGCAGATGGTCGAGGACGTCGCCCGCCCGGTTCTCGGCGGACAGACCGAGACCATGACGCACGAGGATCACGAGCGCGGCGTGCAACGCCCGGCGCCGCGACGGCGCGGACCACGGGGTGACACTGGTCGGCTCGACGTTCCGGTACAGCGCCCGGTGGTAGACGTCGAACGTCTCGTAGTGCGAACGGTCCCGGGGGCGGGTCGCGTTGAAGAACGTCACGACCAGGCCCGGCACCGAGTGACGGCCCACCCGGCTGGTCGCCTGGATGTACTCGGCGGTGGTCTTGGGCTGCCCCAGCATCAGCATCAGGGAGAGCCGCTTCACGTCGACCCCGACCGACAGCATGTTCGTGCAGGGGAGGAAGGACACGGAATCGGGATCGGTGCACGGCTTCTCCAGTCGGTCGAGCAGCACGGGCTGCTCGGCGCGGGGCAGATTGCTCGTCAGCTCCTGTACCTGATGGTCGATCAGCTCCCTCGTACCCCGCCCGCCGTCCAGCCCGGCCAGCTGGGCGGGGATGTCGTCCGCCGCGGCCGTGACGGTGCGGCCCAGCTCGCGGAGGCTGTGGTGGTACGCGACGAGTGTCCAGTAGGCGTCGCGGCTCTCCTCGGGAAGCTCCCACGCACCCTGGAGCATGGCGGCGGCCGTCGCGACGGAGGCACGACCCGCGGTGTGCCCCTGCGCCATCACGCCCACATAGCGGCGTCCCGGGCGCGAGACGTCCGGCTCGGCGAAGTAGGAATGACGCGCGTCGAGCCCGGCCGGCGGGAAGAGCTGCACGTCACGCCCGTACAGTCCGCGTACCTGCTCGCCGGAGCGGCGGATCGTCGCCGTGGAGGCCACCACCTTCGGGCCGACCCCGTCCCGGGTGCACAGCCCCAGCACCGCCGACTCGTACAGGCCCACGGTCGTACCCAGCGGGCCGGTCAGCAGGTGCAGCTCGTCCTGGATGACCAGGGAGGGCGGCAGCCGGTCGGACCCGGCTCCGAACAGCCGCCCCGACCTCGGCTCCCAGGCCAGGCGCGCGAACTTGTCGACCGTACCGAGGACGAACGTCGGCGGCCGGTCGTACAGGTGCTCGTCCACGACGGCCACCGGCAGCTCGTCGTGGAAGGCGCACGAGTCACGGGGACAGTGGAACGCGAACGAGTCGGCCTTCGCCCGTATCCCGTAGTCGCCGATGTCCGGGGACTTCCGCTCGGGCACCATCCGGGTCCCGCACCACGGGCACCGGTCCAGGATGAACACGTCCTCGGGCCGGGCCGCGGCGCGCACGTCGTCGAAGGCGTCGACCGCCGCCTTGTACGTGTTCGGCGAGGTCGCCTCCCCCACCCACAGACCGATGGAGAACGGCTCGGCGCCGAGGGTGGCAGGGTCCTCGCGGCGGAGCTTCTCCAGGGCGCAGACCGTCGTGGCGGCACGCTGGAACTGCTGGGTGGTCAGCAGGCTCAGCGTGTAGCGGCTCAGCACGGCGGTGCCCCCGCCGCGCGGATCGCCGCGGCGCAGGACCATCACGAACGCCGCGAGCAGGAGGTACGCCTCCGTCTTGCCACCACCGGTCGGGAACCAGATCAGATCGGCCGTGTCCCGGTCCGGGTGCGACGGATCGGCGACCCCGTCCAGGGAGAGCAGGAAGAAGGCCAGCTGGAACGGACGCCACATCGCCTCGGGCGACGGGGCCGGCTCATGGGCGGTCGCCTCCCGGCGCGCCCGGCGCCCACCGGCCTGGTCGGACGCCGAATGCCGCATCTGCAGCGCCATGGCCCGGTTGGCCGTGCGGAACGCGGCCAACAGCTCGGGGCGGTCGGGGTCGCACAGGGTCCGCACCCCCGAGGCGATGCGCTCGACCACCGCCCCGACGCGGTCCAGAATGCGGTCGGCGGCCTCGCGGCCCCAGGCGGGGACCTCCGTGTTCCGCTGCTCCAGGTACCACTGGCGGTACCCGTCCACGAAGGCCAGCAACTCCTCGCGCACCCGGTCGACCGGCACGTCGGGGTCGGCGAGGTGGAGCACGCGCAGGACGGGAAGCCCGAGCGGGCCGGCGGCCCTGGTGGCGGGCACCTCCGCCTCCGGCATCACCGCGGCCCGCAGACCGGTGACCCGGCCCTCCTCGTACACCTCGGTGACCGAACAGCCGTGGCCGACCGCATGGGCACGGACATGGCGGTACTGGAGCCGGAGCTCCTGCTCCTCCGGGTCACGGCTGGCGAGACGCACACTCGGGTACTGCAGGACGTCACCGCCCACCGGACGGGCCTCCAGACGGACCTGGAACAGCATCCGGTCCCACTGCGTCGGCCGCCCCCGCCCGGGCCCGGCCGCGGCGGGCCCCGTGCGCGCCGTGTTCACCAGCGCCACGGTGACCAGGTGCCCGGTACCGAACCGGCGGCGTCGCAACCGGATCTCCGCCCGGCCGTCGAGAACGGTCATCCGCTCGGCGTCCGGGGCCGGGGTGACGGTCTCGTCGGGAAGCGCGACGCGCCGCCACCGGCGCCCGCGCTCGCCCTGCTCCGTCTCGTAGCGGGCCGCGCCACAACTGACCTCCACGGTCGGGGCGTCGGTGTAGAAGCTGAACCCGAGCGACGACGGGAGCCAGGAATTCGACTCGGGGATCGGATCGGTCGCGGGTGCGGTGTCCTCGGCGTCGTTCTCCGTGCCGGGGCCGTCCAGCACTTCGGCCGCCTCCGTCAACCGCCGCTGCAGATCGGCGTCCTGCGGATAGAGGGTGCCCATGAGGTACTGCCGGTCGGGCGGCGCGTCGAGCACCTCCTCCGGGCCCCGGGCGGGCCCCACCAGCTGACGACGGAGATAGTCGACGAGTTCGTCACGGGGGGACACTGCTCGGTTCCTCCAGATGGTT encodes the following:
- a CDS encoding AAA family ATPase, whose protein sequence is MQGAAAYRGSARKAERAWQQAMALFHQGDMVAAAEQFSLATTHDPFAADAWLGLHATGQRQKEALDGMLRSSGSFGALRAKFGMPLRSRFQLGHYVTFRLENARDLWVAAQAALLDAGRLDEAWAGLSSAQLDCDETRFVCTRYAFLKEDWALVLRFAPGIQDAFLYDEAQLYVGASLFAQGVCHESLNVLAELPKKLEAGSRFDAEVKYFMGRSLESLGRADEALKRYQYAFRCAPGLFDVDVRAQARSSAPTAASVAEVSSPTAPSSGPAPSPSPAPSTSAGTTAPPAASSTAASSGQGDGGEDGLSQEERDRLLAEAQQALDDMIGLEPVKRQVLTMIAQLRMAALREEQGLPSGARPRHFVFAGPPGTGKTTVARIIGKVFAGLGLLKSGHVVEAQRVDLVGQHLGSTAIKTSKVIDSALNGVLFIDEAYALSNSGYSGGDAFGDEALQVLLKRAEDDRDRLVVVLAGYREEMTGLLAANPGLVSRFNTRVDFPSYSAPELLLIARSVLAGQGDEPDEAATAALGAIFASAVDGGMGDTLGNARFARELCQKAAAQRDLRLYAEHATGTTPTREEIVTVLAPDVAAAHQELMESHGGPAA
- a CDS encoding tetratricopeptide repeat protein; translation: MLDPTSVAAISAVLGAVGSGMANEAGKWAWESTGGVVRRIVGREVPAPAAQDERDDVARMVHERVRTDPQLAASWRSFASRVGGGPGPARSVRSHLPASIRFFTDRKEAMRQLQREATRRADGRPRVALVHGPDGMGSSTLAVHYGAQSARLFPDGRIYADLGGGGTSGVRDSGTVLRVLLRQLGVPDEEMPPATEQLGEFFRHRVADLRLLVVLDHAYSASQVRPFLTSAPGVFTIMVARNPFPAIDAVRVPVGPLTDKDAVRLLTDITDKSTVAAARATLPSLLARCGGSPYALRAAARQLSAPTLPPRSAGTDGDPVRGAAEDNYRLLAPETARLYRLMALRGWPAFDAAIAARTTGEAPAATAERLEDLADRMLLEHHGSGTGRYHYRPGVRAHAEAAAIREDGIAACSAALGRTLTGYADLAASAAHQALPESWRVPAPPGDRTGQRYEDRGAALGALLVEAGNLVEAVRCAEESDAPDTAVRLCRALWPLQLKAGHHEMLLPALRTGARLADARLSGSRFSDGPDAGALQAQLAHSLTETGRWEEAEAAARAAARAEESAGHKRGHASAVEFLGLLRLRQWRYQEAYDCFEEAGGILGTMGAQDEGADDVPRAEALLERHRGRALRGLGRREEARRRLETALSYFRPGEGSGGDTYNTARTLTDLAETWLDEENTEAALPLIEAAITTLDGQRAEYHLSHLRLMRDRCVTS
- a CDS encoding AAA family ATPase; amino-acid sequence: MTLTYLDLAPGQRESLDALPFDGNHVVDGPPGSGKSLLAAQRSVMLALTGGPVVLLTRSNLLRQSLAPLVAALGPEQDGVVVATAHSWLSQWYRSGAGTDPTRTDTGWFEWGEFFHQAAVARTPPGFSVVVDEGQDLPPDFYRFCRVLGARTTVYADECQRLTDTQSTLAEITKALGTGAPHRLDGNHRNTRQIAGLAACFRLGPDAPGLPRREGPLPRLHRLSGPGTLVDLLVGTVERHPGRSVGVILNSVRDQQDLLTRLSRRSPGLKPQMYTSQATGGRYRNLDLGRPGIVIVNRASAKGLGFDHVVVPDTHVDAATDPTSAALRMAYYVLVTRARTELHLGYEGTDEPPILAPIPRQLLSRG
- a CDS encoding DUF1998 domain-containing protein, encoding MSRRLLVRQAQTVLPFGVGAVFDVQGESFVATGIGDWPRKRQEVESPRLASRLGVSAFYAAPPAADGRFDRPDAAGAPYIRFPSWLFCGACRRMIRWRIADEKAGVPPRCPSCSPVRKLAPMRFVQICAGGHLGDVDWWFWTHSRLDPAARQSCDTRDRLRFNVSERATGLEALSVVCTAKGCGAGRDLLDVLGTHGMRCSGRNPWQRRAEAADCTRPVQVVQRTAGNLYYPVVSSALDIPESDAPAAVTDEALAERVRSSDMWVPLCRAHGGPAEDAFRGLLKDETGADDALLDVLLAEETGGAPPPPAPVAGAGGEPAAPELSREEWAAFMSPAPPATRDFAVREGELGLGQEDAEPWVSLRERFGRVVLADRLREVRALQGFRRVSPTSAFVPADTARRLRWLPAVEVFGEGLFLTLDKDALTKWEDDDRVRRRVAGLRTDLGRSFQQDRLGTVTGAELSPRFVLLHTLGHLLIRQLSFESGYSTASLRERVYARPEHDQYGVLVYTAAGNAEGTLGGLVRQGEPPRLAETLLRMTEAAAWCSADPLCAEHSGQGFDNLNRAACHACALLPETSCETGNTLLDRALVVGGDQVPGYFESVVDRARSAAAAAVEGRPR